A region from the Fusobacterium sp. SYSU M8D902 genome encodes:
- a CDS encoding chromate transporter has protein sequence MIYLQLYWSFFKIGFFSIGGGYASLPLIEKEVVELHGWLTMTEFTDIITISQMTPGPIAINSSTFVGTQIGGLLGAIVATLGCVTPSFIIVLFLAYIYVKYKNVSVIADVLYGLRPAVVSLIGVAGLSIVMLAFFGEKKLEVLEFYMDRIGIHLTLGKISINCIAIIFFIVCLLALRKYKLNPVYVMIGSGVAGAIIYNLLGVV, from the coding sequence GTGATATATTTACAACTTTATTGGAGTTTCTTTAAAATTGGATTTTTCAGTATAGGAGGGGGATATGCTTCACTTCCACTTATAGAGAAAGAGGTCGTAGAATTACATGGTTGGCTGACAATGACTGAGTTCACAGATATAATAACAATATCTCAGATGACACCTGGACCAATAGCTATCAATAGTTCAACTTTTGTAGGTACACAGATAGGTGGATTATTAGGAGCTATTGTAGCAACCTTAGGCTGTGTCACACCCTCATTTATTATAGTTTTGTTTTTGGCATATATCTATGTAAAGTATAAAAATGTGAGTGTAATCGCTGATGTACTCTATGGATTGAGACCAGCAGTTGTTTCACTCATTGGAGTAGCAGGACTTTCAATTGTGATGTTAGCCTTCTTTGGTGAGAAGAAATTAGAGGTTTTAGAGTTTTATATGGATAGAATAGGAATTCATCTAACTTTAGGAAAAATATCTATCAATTGTATTGCAATTATATTTTTTATAGTATGTTTATTAGCTTTGAGAAAATATAAGTTAAACCCTGTATATGTTATGATAGGGAGTGGAGTAGCTGGTGCAATAATTTATAATTTGTTGGGAGTAGTGTAA
- a CDS encoding MerR family transcriptional regulator produces the protein MKRLYKIGDISRLYGISNDILRHYEKIGLLIPDTRGENGYRYYSEKQLWKLNNIRSLRSLGLGLGEIIDFLNNRSVEKTKEMIDFQLEKINENLEKLLNLKKELELKKENIRYYEKFSQYEKIEVIEIPRRYILLKRGSFKEESEINLELKKLKRKSDEDNDFIFSESEIGTIIRFDDWNSNRYYNYSGTFIITKEKTENYIEAGRYLTYFFCGDYDKMDEHYTKIKDYIGRMGYKVCGNIIELYHIEMHITENKSEYVTEIQIPLEKI, from the coding sequence ATGAAGAGATTATATAAGATAGGAGATATAAGTAGACTTTATGGTATAAGTAATGATATATTGAGACACTATGAAAAAATAGGGCTATTGATACCAGATACAAGGGGAGAGAATGGATATAGGTACTATTCAGAAAAGCAACTTTGGAAATTAAACAATATTAGAAGTTTGAGAAGTTTGGGATTGGGGCTAGGTGAGATTATTGATTTTTTAAATAATAGAAGTGTAGAGAAAACTAAAGAGATGATAGATTTTCAATTGGAAAAGATCAATGAAAACTTAGAAAAACTTCTAAATTTAAAAAAAGAACTGGAGTTAAAAAAAGAGAATATAAGATATTATGAAAAGTTTTCACAATATGAAAAGATAGAGGTCATAGAGATACCACGAAGATATATTCTATTGAAAAGAGGAAGTTTCAAAGAGGAGAGTGAGATCAATTTAGAATTAAAAAAATTGAAAAGAAAATCTGATGAGGACAATGATTTCATCTTTAGTGAGAGCGAGATAGGAACTATCATAAGATTTGATGATTGGAATAGTAATAGATACTATAATTACAGTGGAACATTTATCATAACTAAGGAGAAGACAGAAAACTATATAGAGGCTGGAAGATATCTAACATATTTTTTTTGTGGAGATTATGACAAAATGGATGAACACTACACTAAAATAAAAGATTATATAGGAAGAATGGGCTATAAGGTGTGTGGAAATATAATAGAGTTATACCATATAGAGATGCATATAACTGAGAATAAGAGTGAGTATGTAACTGAAATACAAATTCCATTGGAAAAAATTTGA
- a CDS encoding chromate transporter — translation MVRDKKFYWKLFLSTFYLSAFTFGGGYVIVPLMRKKFVNEYKWIEEEEMIDLIAIAQSSPGAIAINSSIIIGYELAGPIGAGITLLGTVLPPLIIVSIISLFYIAFRDNLIVNGAMKGMQAGVAAIIVDVVFNLIGDIRKLNDKFSTYLMVGVFIATFFINIIAIILICGVLGVAYKYYERKRG, via the coding sequence ATGGTAAGGGATAAAAAATTTTATTGGAAACTTTTTTTGTCAACGTTTTATCTGAGTGCATTTACATTTGGTGGTGGTTATGTAATTGTACCTCTGATGAGAAAAAAATTTGTAAATGAGTATAAGTGGATAGAGGAGGAGGAGATGATAGATTTGATAGCCATAGCACAATCATCTCCAGGAGCTATTGCAATTAACTCTTCCATCATAATTGGTTATGAGTTGGCAGGACCGATAGGAGCAGGGATAACTTTGCTAGGAACAGTACTTCCTCCACTTATAATTGTATCTATAATCTCTCTTTTCTACATTGCTTTTAGAGATAACCTCATAGTAAATGGAGCTATGAAAGGAATGCAGGCAGGAGTAGCAGCTATAATTGTAGATGTAGTTTTTAATTTGATAGGAGATATAAGAAAGTTAAATGATAAATTCTCTACATATTTGATGGTTGGAGTTTTTATTGCTACATTTTTTATAAATATAATAGCTATAATCTTAATATGTGGAGTTTTAGGTGTAGCCTATAAGTACTATGAGAGAAAGAGGGGATAG